A stretch of DNA from Paramisgurnus dabryanus chromosome 19, PD_genome_1.1, whole genome shotgun sequence:
TAAATGTTGGTATTATGGTTTTTTAGTGCGTTATCCTATAAAATAGGATATAATAAATAGAAAATAAACTTCTTTTCAAAAcagtatttatttctttttaaaatgtttacagaTGTTTTAACCTTTGGAATCCTGATAAAATGAGTCAAGAAAGCAGTATTTCTTTTTCTGATTTTGCTTCTGTTTCATTCTTTACGTTGAAAAGAGAGCTCACATTCTGGTTTATAATCTTGTGTATACTAAACATTTTTCCCAATGTAAAAGCTCATTGAgtaaatacatacagtacatttaatACATTTGCATTCTGTGGACAGCATATTGTATGACGTCATCAACATGTGACGCTTATTTACGCGAGTCTGTCTGCACAATCGCCGATTCCCAAACAATCGAGTGGCGCGTTTCTTCAACACACATTACATATAAGTCTTGAAATaacaaaaaggttttgaaatctGTAAAGATGGCAGCTTTAGCGGTTGTGGAGACTCCATCAGGGAAAGATGCTCTTGCTGAAGGTTTGCTGGATCTCTTGAAACCAGCCGTACAGCAGCTTGACGTACATGTGCATTCCGTAAGGTATGATAAGGCGAACAGTATATTTGTAAACCTTCAAATGATTTAGCATAAACAAAGTGTTTGCTAACGGGCCAATGATTGTCAACATGACAGGTCTCGTGACTCTTGCTGTGTCTGTTTCGTTTCTGCATGCACGGCGAATTGCTtacttatttgcatttttataaaacgattgtttattgtttactgTATACTTTTATTATCTCCACAGAGAAAGCCAAGTGGAACTTCGAGAACATATTGACAATTTGGCAACCGGTAAGCTAGTTTGACGTATGCAACAATCTAATTatatatagaccatttcaaaagatgtaaacaacactggtccagaagcacttctgtttcagttttttaacactagataaacgttgggataaaatacaaccaacagaacatatagaactgaatcaaaaagttaaacaaacatcttaaagataatgatatatgtgaaataataaaaaaacagtcacaaactgaaacaggaagtgtttctggaccagtagTGTTTGCATCTTTTTAAATGGTCTATTGTCAAGTGTATTGTCAAATGATTCCATGTCTAATTATAAGGTGTTAAGTAAAACGATGATTTGTACTGTGTCTTCCCTGTACACTTTATTTCAGAATTGTGTAGGATTAATGAACACCAGAAGGTGGCGCTTGATTTAGACCCATATGTTAAAAAACTTCTAAATGCCAGGCGAAGAGTGGTGCTGGTAAACAAtatacttcaaaatgcacagGTAATTAATTAACTGCTGAAACTGTATTGTATGTAGTCAACTAAACCACATGGCTCACTTTcctctttttctgttttgtcgTCTTGTCACATCAGGAACGCTTGCGAAGGTTGAATCATAATGTTGCAAAAGAGACAGCACGCAGGAAGACCATGCTTGAGGCATCTGGAGCTTTTACCCCACGGTCTCCCAGTAAACCATGATGTCTTTAATTTTATAAACTGGTCATGCAGCATTGCTCTGTGCAGTGGACCTTCACTGTAAATTTGCTGAATTGATTGCATATCATTAAAAGGCCCTGAGCCTACAGCATCACCCTGCATTAATGTATTCTGGGTTACTTATGTAGTCCTGGAGATAGCGTTGTAAATATGCACCCCTTTGTGGAAATATGATATTTATGAACTATAGATTTAGGgttaaaatgtttatgtttttcatCATTTGCTGGGTCTCCTCGTGTCATACTTGAGATTAAAGcaacaaagcaaaaaatatgcttattttcttTACAGATTTTTTGATGTCTGCACCTTAGTTCAGTTATTGTCTGTCCCCAATGTATTGGATGTATTTCAGTATTCCTTTACAGAAATATTAAGCAAGACTTCAAAACTTTATTATGTTTGACTTGTGTTCTTTTACTGACTTTTGAATTCATTTTGGTTAAACTTActattaaacattaataatcATTGAGACGTTGCAAGTAATCAATCAATGCAAAGGAATTATATAAATATAccatatttagaaaaaaaataaacttctttAAGCACTTATGACATTCCACTGCATTATAATTGAATCAGCAGTAAAATCTTAGGTATGCACATTTCTTATGTAAATAGTGAAGGCTTTGTAACAGGAGAGGAGAGGGGGCATATAAAGGTGACCTCTTGTTTTAGCTGAAAGGGAGAGGGTTAGGCAAAGATTTTAGGACAGGTGAAAGGTCAAGAGGGGGAATCTATCTAATAGGAAGTTGGAATCATATGAGGGGCCTCTTAAAAGTCACTTTGTTGATGAAAGATTAAAGACAGATTTCTGGAAACCACTTCACTTCAAAGAAGTTGTTTGCTGTCGTTTATCACATTAACAAAGCATAAGTTTGCAATTGTGACTTATCCCATTATTTAGAATATGGAGACAATCATAAGCCTCCATACTAGTGGCCATACATGTTTTGCTCCTGTGTTAATCACTGTAAGGTCAATTTGGGGaagttataatttatttttatcattcaaaatgtgtgtttccatgggcgtagatttagggtgggacgctagggacatgtccctaccaatatttagggaagactgaattgtccctataatttcgaccaaacattaatctgtatttatatatgacCACTGATGTCcgtcttattcttgtgttttctattttatacttattatatagtttttcaggaatcatttaaattagattagaaatcttgcaatcccgttctgtaaaaataacgctctatgtggtacacaaacggttaacagctttcgtacTCTGCAAAGTATTATTATATCCACtttaactgtttcatgcacaaaaaagttgtgtcacataacgattcaaggacagtgttttcaccaatacacgacaatcccatgttaacctgaggagttgcaaacttgtgtcaaccttttataaatggggtggcaaggttatttagggggtccctaatccatgaaataaaataaccccaacatggtaaaaacatgaattcatgtcatgattgctgaatactttacattactgcactgtgatcattacttgcacagatgtagacataatgtaaggttgcattttaaacttaaacaatttttttttattaactgtctgttaatgaaaagaagatttaatgtgaactacagaaacgttaataaatgttgttcaggaaacagcatgatatacatacctacttcaacactgggatttttttggcaaaattaaattaagaattaaatattaattgcatattcttcaatgttataaagttaatatgaattcatatatgttacaatgtgattttcttttttttttgacaaagacttaaacagttactgtttattaggctctaggacataaattaggaattgtttattatagtaaattaaatttgggatggcaccgggggtggcgagtcagatttcactgagtaaagtgcatactgagttatatgtcaagtaaacggtgataaacagtttttgcaatccgaccattttatttatgtccccaccaatgccagaatcaaacctacgcccttgtgtGTTTCTATAACAAAAAAGAATTTCGATGCATGTTCAAATTTCTCAGTATTTGGTATGTTCCTGTTGCATCAATAAAGCATGCACTCAAACCAGCATAGAAGTTTATGAAATCTAAACATTTGCACAAAGGTTCACAGTAAGGATATAAATTAGATTCGTGATCTAAAGGATGCTCATcatcaggggcgtcagtttgtgttgaaacgtggtggggacaaaagatcattacagcaggatgggaaaaatattgaataacgtcGCATCAAAAATGGCCATAACATAGGCCAGTCAACAACACacaaatactcagcataaaaccctcaacaatgtcgacttttgtcttgttttcagtaaaaatataaaaaaatcttaaattaagataaattaagtctagtttttagaccaaaaatatcaaatttaagtgattttgtgcataaaacaagtaaaaaaaatctgccagtggggtaagcaaaaaaaatcttgaacatttttctaaaacactaaaatcaagaaaaatttttgattttcagatattttgcttgtttatgctcaaaatcactttaatttgatatttttggtctaaaaactagacttaatttatcttaatgtaaaaaattgatatttttactgaaaacaagacaaaagtgctaagaattttttttcttgaaaattattttttgattatTACTTTCTGActcattatttttgtcttgttttcagtagaaatatctaaaaattcttaaatcaagatattttttcttgatgagcaaaatgatgtaagaaaataagtctagttaaaacaagcaaaattatctgccaatggggtgagaaatttttgcttaaattaagtgtttaagaaaaaaagaaatcttattttaagattttttttctcaccccattggcagatagttttgcttgttttaatcacaaattcacttaaattgtatattttcttgtctaaaaactagaattattttcttaggtcattttgctcatcaagaaaaagcatcttaatttaagaatttttatatatttctactgaaaacaagacaaaaatagcaGTGAAAGtcgcttgatttttcagaacattttaaccaaatgcttttaaaaagtggtgggaacaaaatcagccatttcaaaaagtggtggggacatgtccccagcgtccccagtgtaaatgacacctatgctcATCATAAATATTCCTATATTTTATGCCACTACTGTAATTTGTTTAAACTCGTTTTCAAGACCCTGAAGCACACATACATACTGCACTGTGATACTAATCTAAAAGTAGCCTTTACTGCCTGTTGTAAATTTCAATCATCGATGGAAACTGAGCAGGCATGAAAGGGGCGTGGCGAGCGACTCGAGTGGGCTGATACGGGGCGGAGTAATCAAGGCGGCGCCACCTTAAAAAAACAGTCGCGCCGATATGTCAATCCAGACGCGACCCAGACAGACCTCGGCCTGGGGGCCCAGCCGTGAGAGCCGTGCGCTGATTGGCTAAGTCCCGCCGTTCTTTTGAGACTCGAATCCCTATTGGTTGGAGCCGGGCGAGACGCTCACGCGCACAATGTCTACCCGCTTTTGTTATTGTACCGAGAGCGAGGCGAGAGGCTTCGGGGGAGCGTGCAGGATGCACGGACGGAGACAGCGAGCCTGTTAGCCCCGTATCGACTCCGATAGACTCATATTAGATGTTGGAGGGGGAAGGGGACTCCCATTTCTACCTCTCCGTCCTTGTCTAGGAACCAGTCTTCTGAATTCTCTAATATAACCCGACTGATGTGTGAgtatttgacatttttatttgttaattttcaaTCATTTTAATTGCACGTTGCATCAGTCGAGACCTTACACGAAACTGGCCGGGGGTTCAGCGTTAGGTCTGGGCTGTTAGATATACAATATGAGCTTGCTCCTAAACATCATATTACGTCAAaggtgtgtctgtctgtgtcgtAATAACTCTCATCTTTGCCCTTGTCTGAGCTTTGAAATATTTCATAAGTGTCTGCCGTTTGAATACTGTCTCGAGGCATTGACATTTTGCACCCCCAAAAATCCAAGTTCATGATCAAGACGCTATTAGTTGCACCTTTCACCTTGATGGTATCGATCAGACTAGTTAGTCGGACCGCACAAACGTTTTGCGGGTCATTTTGACCATGCTCATATTCAGCGCGAGCTCGTGAAATGTTTAGACGGTGGAGCTGATGACGTCATGTGACCATATATGGGCTCGCCGCTGCATTCGTTCGCCCGCAGCGCAGTCAACAGTTTGATTTGGCTTTAACTTTGTGTGACATTTATGTCATTGCATGTACGTTAACAGCATTGATGTTATTGGACAGTACGTAGGGAATGTCTTGGATTGGTTTCTGTACAGTTTAAACATTAGCACGCAGTTTTTCCTTATTTAGTCTTGTTGGATTAAGCGCACTACCATTGTTATTACTTGCATTTTAGAGATTctgatgtttaaatatttagcTTTTGTGTCTTAATACCCT
This window harbors:
- the snapin gene encoding SNARE-associated protein Snapin, whose product is MAALAVVETPSGKDALAEGLLDLLKPAVQQLDVHVHSVRESQVELREHIDNLATELCRINEHQKVALDLDPYVKKLLNARRRVVLVNNILQNAQERLRRLNHNVAKETARRKTMLEASGAFTPRSPSKP